In Arthrobacter sp. B3I9, the following are encoded in one genomic region:
- a CDS encoding DMT family transporter yields MVWIAVLLAVLGACFLAFGAQRQGSAVKADTGGLALSSHGMLRLIRSPRWMFGLLLLATGMVMNAIALVSAPLTVVQPIGAIALVITTIVNAKDQGLSINRATVVAISACVTGSALFVVLAVNVTQENHHVSGSDELTIVLLLALAVGLFGSLALMFKHRMSAFIYILGAGVLFGFVAVLTRIIGKHLLDPNGLGLLNVQWYSVVAIAAAGGLGSWFVQSAYSGGPPDLVIAGLTVIDPIVGIAIGIAILGELRPDVHAVMAIAMGTAASLAIVGVIALSRHHPEVTKRKKDARKAAGRSS; encoded by the coding sequence ATGGTATGGATTGCGGTATTGCTGGCGGTCCTCGGCGCCTGTTTCCTTGCCTTCGGTGCGCAGCGCCAGGGCAGCGCGGTCAAGGCCGACACCGGCGGGCTGGCGCTCAGCAGCCACGGCATGCTCCGCCTGATCCGCAGCCCCCGCTGGATGTTTGGCCTGCTGCTGCTGGCCACCGGCATGGTGATGAATGCGATTGCACTGGTCTCTGCACCGCTCACCGTAGTCCAGCCGATCGGGGCGATAGCCCTCGTCATCACCACGATCGTGAACGCCAAGGACCAGGGGCTCAGCATCAACCGGGCCACAGTGGTCGCCATTTCGGCGTGCGTCACGGGTTCAGCGCTGTTCGTTGTCCTCGCCGTCAATGTAACGCAGGAGAACCACCACGTCAGCGGCTCAGACGAGCTGACCATCGTGTTGCTGTTGGCCCTGGCCGTGGGACTGTTCGGTTCACTGGCGCTGATGTTCAAGCACCGGATGAGCGCCTTCATCTACATCCTCGGCGCGGGTGTGCTATTCGGCTTTGTGGCCGTGCTGACCCGGATCATCGGCAAGCACCTGCTCGATCCGAACGGCCTGGGTCTGCTGAATGTGCAGTGGTACTCCGTGGTCGCGATTGCGGCCGCCGGAGGACTCGGTTCGTGGTTTGTGCAGAGCGCCTACTCCGGTGGTCCGCCGGATCTGGTGATCGCAGGACTCACCGTTATCGACCCGATCGTGGGCATCGCGATCGGCATCGCGATCCTGGGTGAACTCCGGCCGGATGTCCACGCCGTCATGGCAATTGCAATGGGAACGGCCGCTTCCCTTGCTATCGTGGGAGTGATAGCCCTGTCCAGACACCACCCCGAGGTGACCAAGCGCAAGAAGGACGCGCGGAAGGCCGCCGGCCGGTCGTCCTAG
- a CDS encoding acyl-CoA dehydrogenase family protein produces the protein MSKAAVDINNLPYADGDFFAFEQLLSGKEQDRLAEVREFLAREVKPIAVDCWNRGEFPMELIPKLAEIDLVSPVRRQGYSNLFAGILHAEATRADSSIATFMGVHDGLFTGSIEALASKEQQDAWLPDIYSLKKIGAFGLTEPLGGSDVAGGTRTTARREGGSWILNGEKRWIGNATFSDWVVVYARDLADNQVKGFLVDTKAEGYSATKIENKISLRTVQNADITLKDVVVPEFFKLANANSFRDTNKVLKVTRLAVAWQAVGQQLAAFDVARRYAVERHQFGRPLASFQLVQQQLVQILGNAVSSMGMMVRLSQLEDAGQARDEQSALAKAFTTARMRESVAIGRSLLGGNGIVTDYEMAKVFADAEAIYSYEGTHEINTLVTGRAITGISAIV, from the coding sequence ATGTCCAAGGCTGCTGTCGACATCAACAACCTCCCCTACGCCGACGGGGACTTCTTCGCTTTCGAACAGTTGCTCAGCGGGAAAGAGCAGGACCGGCTGGCAGAGGTCCGGGAGTTCTTGGCCCGCGAGGTCAAGCCGATTGCGGTGGACTGCTGGAACCGGGGCGAGTTCCCGATGGAGCTCATTCCGAAGCTGGCCGAGATCGACCTGGTCAGTCCGGTCCGCAGGCAGGGCTATTCGAACCTGTTCGCCGGGATCCTGCACGCCGAAGCCACCCGGGCCGACTCGTCCATTGCTACCTTCATGGGCGTCCATGACGGACTCTTCACGGGCTCAATTGAGGCACTCGCCTCGAAGGAGCAGCAGGACGCCTGGCTGCCGGACATCTACTCCCTCAAGAAAATCGGCGCCTTCGGGCTGACTGAACCGCTCGGCGGTTCCGACGTCGCCGGCGGCACCCGTACGACTGCCCGCCGCGAAGGCGGCAGCTGGATCCTCAACGGGGAAAAGCGCTGGATCGGCAACGCCACGTTCTCCGACTGGGTGGTGGTCTATGCCCGCGATCTGGCCGACAACCAGGTCAAGGGGTTCCTCGTGGACACCAAGGCGGAGGGCTACAGTGCCACCAAGATCGAGAACAAGATCTCGCTCCGCACCGTGCAGAACGCCGACATCACGCTCAAAGACGTCGTGGTTCCGGAGTTCTTCAAGCTGGCCAACGCCAACAGCTTCCGCGACACCAACAAGGTCCTCAAGGTCACCCGCCTCGCGGTAGCCTGGCAAGCCGTCGGGCAGCAGCTGGCTGCCTTCGACGTTGCCCGGCGTTACGCCGTCGAGCGCCACCAGTTCGGCCGCCCGCTGGCCTCCTTCCAGCTTGTGCAGCAGCAGCTCGTCCAGATCCTCGGCAACGCCGTGAGCTCCATGGGCATGATGGTCCGGCTCTCGCAGCTCGAGGACGCCGGCCAGGCCAGGGACGAGCAGTCGGCCTTGGCCAAGGCCTTCACCACGGCCCGCATGCGCGAAAGCGTGGCGATCGGACGCAGCCTGCTCGGCGGCAACGGCATCGTGACGGACTACGAGATGGCGAAGGTGTTCGCCGACGCCGAAGCCATCTACTCCTACGAAGGCACGCACGAGATCAACACCCTCGTCACCGGCCGGGCGATCACCGGGATCTCCGCCATCGTCTAG
- a CDS encoding glycosyltransferase yields MTMPDTQRPLTILIAADTYPPHVNGASQFGYRLARGMTARGHEVHVLACRADKGKSFTEFRDEATVHRLRSHSVPTHEYFRVTFPWEIKKEISLLFDRVQPDVVHIQSHYMIGEHVLYEAVKRGIRIVATNHFMPENLNPFLPFPQWFKDIIGRISWKDMGKVMGQADVVTTPTPLAAKAMHQHAFLRKVLPLSNGIDAAAYELRAGETLERHSSPTVLFVGRLAEEKHVDVLIDAVAKTPAQLDVHLDIVGGGEVRQGLEAQVARLGLQDRVTFLGLATDAELRKAYLQADVFCMPGTAELQSLVTLEAMSASTPVLLADAMALPHLVRDGENGYLFTPNDSDDLSAKLVRLFTLPDDQLAAMGKTSREMVENHSLERTLQTFEDIYRGASHDDLVI; encoded by the coding sequence GTGACCATGCCTGACACCCAGCGCCCGCTGACCATCCTGATCGCCGCGGACACCTACCCGCCGCACGTCAACGGGGCCTCCCAGTTCGGTTACCGCCTGGCCAGGGGGATGACGGCCCGCGGGCACGAGGTGCATGTCCTTGCCTGCCGAGCTGACAAGGGCAAGAGCTTCACCGAGTTCCGGGACGAGGCAACCGTCCACCGGCTGCGGTCCCATTCGGTGCCGACCCACGAGTACTTCCGGGTCACCTTTCCCTGGGAGATCAAGAAGGAAATCAGCCTGCTGTTCGACCGCGTCCAGCCCGACGTCGTGCACATCCAGAGCCACTACATGATCGGCGAGCATGTACTTTACGAGGCCGTGAAACGCGGCATCCGGATCGTTGCCACCAACCACTTCATGCCGGAGAACCTGAACCCGTTCCTGCCGTTCCCGCAGTGGTTCAAGGACATCATCGGGCGCATCTCGTGGAAGGACATGGGCAAGGTCATGGGCCAGGCCGACGTCGTCACCACGCCGACGCCGCTGGCCGCCAAGGCGATGCACCAGCACGCCTTCCTCCGTAAGGTCCTCCCGCTTTCCAACGGGATCGACGCCGCCGCCTACGAGCTCCGGGCCGGTGAAACCCTGGAACGCCATTCCAGCCCTACAGTGCTCTTTGTCGGCAGGCTCGCAGAGGAAAAGCACGTCGACGTGCTCATCGACGCCGTCGCCAAGACACCTGCCCAGCTGGACGTCCACCTCGACATCGTCGGCGGCGGGGAGGTCCGGCAAGGCCTCGAAGCCCAGGTAGCCCGGCTCGGCCTGCAGGACAGGGTGACGTTCCTCGGCCTGGCGACCGACGCTGAGCTGCGGAAGGCCTACCTGCAGGCGGACGTTTTCTGCATGCCCGGCACCGCCGAGCTCCAGTCGCTGGTCACTCTCGAGGCGATGTCGGCGTCCACCCCCGTACTGCTGGCCGATGCCATGGCGTTGCCGCACCTGGTGCGCGACGGAGAGAACGGCTACCTGTTCACGCCCAATGACAGCGACGACCTCTCCGCAAAGCTGGTCCGGCTGTTCACGCTTCCCGACGACCAGCTCGCTGCCATGGGCAAGACGAGCCGGGAGATGGTGGAGAACCACAGCCTCGAGCGCACGCTCCAGACGTTCGAAGACATCTACCGCGGAGCCAGCCACGACGACCTGGTCATCTGA
- the frr gene encoding ribosome recycling factor has translation MIEETLLEAGDKMDKAVEVAKEDFASIRTGRATPGLYNRVLVEYYGSPTPLQQLASFAVPDARTILITPFDKTALRDIERALSDSEVGANPSNDGNVIRITIPELTKERRKEYVKIVKSKGEDAKVSIRNIRRKAKESLDKLVKDGEAGEDEGSRAEKELDAMTKAHVEGIDDLLKRKEAELLEV, from the coding sequence GTGATCGAAGAAACCTTGCTCGAAGCCGGGGACAAGATGGACAAGGCGGTTGAGGTAGCCAAGGAAGACTTCGCCTCGATCCGCACGGGACGGGCGACGCCGGGCCTGTACAACCGTGTGCTCGTGGAGTACTACGGCTCGCCGACACCGCTGCAGCAGCTGGCTTCCTTCGCCGTTCCGGACGCCCGCACCATCCTCATCACGCCGTTCGACAAGACCGCCCTGCGCGACATCGAACGGGCCCTCAGTGACTCTGAGGTGGGCGCCAACCCGTCCAACGACGGCAATGTCATCCGGATCACCATTCCCGAGCTGACCAAGGAGCGGCGCAAGGAATACGTCAAGATCGTCAAGTCCAAGGGCGAGGATGCCAAGGTCTCCATCCGCAACATCCGCCGCAAGGCCAAGGAGTCCCTGGACAAGCTCGTCAAGGACGGCGAGGCCGGCGAGGACGAGGGCAGCCGCGCCGAGAAGGAACTGGACGCCATGACGAAGGCGCACGTCGAAGGCATCGACGATCTGCTCAAGCGCAAGGAAGCCGAGCTGCTCGAGGTCTGA
- a CDS encoding phosphatidate cytidylyltransferase, with protein sequence MGQAQQAPGPPLRGPGKQRSNPTPKAGRNLPAATAVGLGMLFLVLGGLLFLPLGFVLVTTTFAVFGVWEIFRALEAAGTRLPIIPVMAGTVAMPLGAYFGGSESLLFAMLISSVAVLLWRSLEGAAGSARGIFAGVFTLAWVPFLISFAVLPLHTSGGRTPVGLWPEGVVPPGAWQIVTLLLLVVSNDTFGYLVGASLGKHPMAPKISPKKTWEGFGGSIAGAMVIGVLACLFVLDKPWWVGAVLAVGMVAAATAGDLAESMVKRELGIKDMSSILPGHGGVMDRLDSIVFASPVAFILFSAVAGT encoded by the coding sequence ATGGGTCAGGCACAGCAGGCCCCCGGGCCACCCCTCCGGGGGCCGGGCAAGCAGCGCAGTAACCCGACGCCCAAAGCCGGCAGGAACCTTCCAGCCGCCACTGCGGTGGGCCTTGGCATGCTCTTCCTCGTCCTGGGCGGACTGCTGTTCCTGCCGCTGGGCTTCGTGCTCGTCACCACCACGTTCGCGGTTTTCGGCGTCTGGGAGATCTTCCGGGCGCTGGAAGCCGCCGGCACCAGGCTGCCCATCATCCCGGTGATGGCCGGAACGGTGGCCATGCCGCTCGGCGCTTACTTCGGCGGCTCGGAAAGCCTGCTTTTCGCCATGCTGATCAGCAGTGTGGCCGTTTTGCTGTGGCGCTCCCTGGAGGGTGCGGCCGGTTCTGCGCGCGGCATTTTCGCGGGAGTCTTCACCCTGGCGTGGGTTCCGTTCCTGATCAGCTTCGCGGTGCTGCCCCTGCACACCTCCGGCGGCCGGACCCCGGTGGGGCTCTGGCCCGAGGGTGTCGTTCCGCCAGGCGCCTGGCAGATCGTGACCCTGCTGCTGCTGGTGGTCTCCAACGACACCTTCGGCTACCTCGTCGGAGCCTCGCTGGGGAAGCACCCGATGGCGCCCAAAATCAGCCCCAAGAAGACCTGGGAAGGCTTCGGAGGTTCCATCGCCGGGGCGATGGTGATCGGGGTGCTGGCCTGCCTCTTCGTGCTGGACAAGCCCTGGTGGGTGGGCGCGGTGCTCGCCGTCGGCATGGTCGCGGCAGCCACGGCCGGGGACCTGGCCGAATCCATGGTCAAGCGCGAACTGGGCATCAAGGACATGAGCAGCATCCTGCCCGGCCACGGGGGAGTTATGGACCGGCTGGATTCGATCGTCTTCG
- the pyrH gene encoding UMP kinase, which yields METVTNSAQPKKSRRRVLLKLSGEVFGGGKLGVDPDTVRDVAKQIAAAVPDVEVAIVVGGGNFFRGAELSQSGMDRSRADYMGMLGTVMNCLALQDFLEQAGVETRVQSAITMGQVAEAYIPRRAIRHMEKGRVVIFGAGAGLPYFSTDTVAAQRAMEVHADVVLMAKSGVDGVYTADPKKDPTAEKLSRLSYDDALRRDIRVMDQTAMTMCKDNNLTMVVFGMEGEGNVTRAILGEDLGTVVTP from the coding sequence ATGGAAACCGTCACCAATTCAGCCCAGCCGAAGAAGAGCCGGCGCAGAGTCCTGTTGAAGCTTTCCGGGGAAGTCTTCGGCGGCGGGAAGCTGGGCGTTGACCCGGACACCGTGCGTGACGTGGCCAAGCAGATCGCAGCGGCCGTGCCCGACGTCGAGGTGGCAATCGTCGTTGGCGGCGGCAACTTCTTCCGGGGCGCGGAACTGTCGCAGAGCGGGATGGATCGTTCCCGAGCCGACTACATGGGGATGCTGGGCACCGTAATGAACTGCCTGGCCCTCCAGGACTTCCTGGAGCAGGCCGGCGTCGAGACCCGCGTGCAGAGCGCCATCACGATGGGCCAGGTGGCCGAGGCGTACATTCCGCGCCGTGCCATCCGCCATATGGAGAAAGGCCGCGTCGTCATCTTCGGCGCCGGCGCCGGACTCCCGTACTTCTCCACCGACACGGTCGCGGCGCAGCGCGCCATGGAGGTCCACGCCGACGTCGTCCTGATGGCCAAGAGCGGCGTCGACGGCGTATACACCGCCGACCCGAAAAAGGACCCGACGGCCGAGAAGCTTTCCCGCCTGAGCTACGACGACGCCCTGCGCCGCGATATCCGGGTGATGGACCAGACCGCGATGACCATGTGCAAGGACAACAACCTCACCATGGTGGTCTTCGGCATGGAGGGTGAAGGCAACGTCACGCGTGCCATCCTGGGCGAGGACCTCGGCACCGTGGTCACCCCCTAG
- a CDS encoding M23 family metallopeptidase: protein MKTHTLLAALVLALSPVVAGASGPAPPVPAASATAELVPTGPAAPSEPVPAAPPEPAGWSWPLSPEPAVLRAFEPPPKPWLRGHRGVDLAATSFGAPVTAPASGTVSFVGVVVDRPVITLDHGNGLKSSFEPVQSELVKGAYVAEGGSLGTVLPGHCATSPCVHWGVRRGEDYVNPLAFVMDLRPSVLLPPLDPAPG from the coding sequence ATGAAGACCCACACCCTGCTTGCGGCTTTGGTCCTGGCCCTCTCCCCCGTCGTGGCCGGAGCGAGTGGTCCTGCACCGCCCGTGCCTGCGGCGTCTGCGACCGCGGAACTCGTGCCGACGGGGCCGGCGGCGCCATCAGAGCCAGTACCGGCGGCGCCGCCAGAGCCGGCCGGCTGGAGCTGGCCGCTGAGCCCGGAACCCGCGGTCCTGCGTGCCTTCGAGCCACCGCCCAAGCCGTGGCTGCGCGGCCACCGGGGAGTCGACCTCGCGGCCACGTCCTTCGGCGCACCGGTCACCGCTCCGGCGTCAGGAACCGTGAGTTTCGTCGGGGTCGTCGTGGACCGGCCCGTCATCACTCTCGACCACGGCAACGGCCTGAAGAGCAGTTTCGAACCTGTGCAGAGCGAGCTGGTAAAGGGTGCCTATGTCGCGGAAGGCGGATCGTTGGGCACCGTCCTGCCCGGCCACTGCGCCACATCACCGTGCGTCCACTGGGGCGTGCGGCGCGGCGAGGACTACGTCAACCCGCTGGCGTTCGTGATGGACCTGCGGCCTTCCGTCCTGCTGCCGCCGCTGGACCCGGCGCCCGGTTAG
- the rpsB gene encoding 30S ribosomal protein S2, which translates to MPVVTMRQLLDSGVHFGHQTRRWNPKMKRFIFTERNGIYIIDLQQSLSYIDRAFEFVKATVAHGGTVLFVGTKKQAQEAIAEQATRVGQPYVNQRWLGGMLTNFQTVSKRIQRMKELEEIDFDDVAGSAYTKKELLLLRRELTKLETNLGGIRNLTKAPSVLWIVDTKKEHLAVDEAKKLNIPVVAILDTNCDPDEVDFPIPGNDDAIRSVNLLTRVVADAVAEGLIARNQRATGTTEAPEEPLAEWERELLEGSKAEAAAAAPEAEAAPAAEEAPAAEAAPVADDAAGETK; encoded by the coding sequence ATGCCCGTCGTAACTATGCGCCAGCTGCTTGACAGCGGCGTCCACTTTGGACACCAGACCCGTCGTTGGAACCCGAAGATGAAGCGCTTCATCTTCACGGAGCGCAACGGCATCTACATCATTGACCTTCAGCAGTCGCTGTCCTACATCGACCGCGCCTTCGAGTTCGTGAAGGCCACCGTCGCACACGGCGGCACCGTCCTCTTCGTCGGCACCAAGAAGCAGGCACAGGAAGCCATCGCCGAGCAGGCCACCCGCGTTGGCCAGCCGTACGTGAACCAGCGTTGGCTCGGCGGTATGCTGACCAACTTCCAGACGGTCTCCAAGCGCATCCAGCGCATGAAGGAACTCGAAGAGATCGACTTCGACGACGTCGCCGGCTCCGCTTACACCAAGAAGGAACTGCTGCTCCTTCGCCGTGAGCTCACCAAGCTGGAAACCAACCTCGGCGGTATCCGCAACCTGACCAAGGCACCGTCCGTGCTCTGGATCGTGGACACCAAGAAGGAACACCTCGCTGTTGACGAGGCCAAGAAGCTGAACATCCCGGTTGTTGCCATTCTTGACACCAACTGCGATCCGGACGAAGTCGACTTCCCGATCCCGGGCAACGACGACGCCATCCGCTCCGTCAACCTCCTGACCCGCGTTGTGGCCGACGCCGTTGCTGAGGGCCTGATCGCCCGCAACCAGCGCGCAACCGGCACCACCGAAGCTCCGGAAGAACCCCTGGCTGAGTGGGAGCGCGAGCTCCTCGAAGGCAGCAAGGCCGAAGCCGCTGCCGCCGCTCCGGAAGCCGAGGCAGCTCCGGCCGCCGAAGAGGCTCCCGCTGCCGAGGCCGCCCCGGTTGCCGACGACGCCGCTGGCGAAACCAAGTAG
- the tsf gene encoding translation elongation factor Ts — protein sequence MANYTAADIKALRERTGAGMMDVKKALDEANGDAEKAIEIIRIKGLKGATKREGRSTAEGLVAAKVAGGVGVMIEVNCETDFVAKADKFIQLADKVLTVAVESGAADLETLLATEVDGKPLSEVVIEEGAVLGEKVVVRRISRIEGATVDAYLHKTSKDLPAQVGVLFAVDGEGEAAAAAAHDVAVHVAAMSPNYLSREDVPAELVESERRIAEETAKAEGKPEAAMTKIVEGRVTGFYKGEVLLDQAFAKDAKKSVAQVLEEAGVKGTAFTRFRVGS from the coding sequence ATGGCGAACTACACTGCCGCTGATATCAAGGCACTGCGCGAGCGCACGGGCGCCGGCATGATGGATGTCAAGAAGGCTCTTGACGAAGCCAACGGTGACGCCGAGAAGGCCATCGAAATCATCCGCATCAAGGGCTTGAAGGGCGCTACCAAGCGCGAAGGCCGCTCCACCGCAGAAGGCCTGGTTGCTGCCAAGGTCGCCGGCGGCGTGGGCGTGATGATCGAAGTCAACTGCGAGACCGACTTCGTCGCCAAGGCTGACAAGTTCATCCAGCTCGCCGACAAGGTCCTCACCGTTGCAGTCGAGTCCGGCGCTGCCGACCTCGAGACCCTGCTGGCCACCGAGGTCGACGGCAAGCCGCTGTCCGAGGTTGTCATCGAAGAGGGCGCAGTTCTCGGCGAAAAGGTCGTTGTCCGCCGCATCTCCCGCATCGAGGGTGCAACGGTCGACGCTTACCTGCACAAGACCTCCAAGGACCTCCCGGCCCAGGTCGGCGTCCTGTTCGCTGTCGACGGCGAAGGCGAAGCCGCTGCTGCCGCAGCTCACGACGTTGCCGTTCACGTCGCCGCGATGTCCCCGAACTACCTCTCCCGCGAGGATGTTCCGGCCGAGCTCGTCGAATCCGAGCGCCGCATCGCCGAGGAGACGGCCAAGGCTGAAGGCAAGCCCGAGGCCGCAATGACCAAAATTGTCGAAGGCCGTGTCACGGGCTTCTACAAGGGCGAGGTTCTCCTCGACCAGGCATTCGCCAAGGACGCCAAGAAGTCCGTCGCGCAGGTCCTCGAAGAGGCCGGCGTCAAGGGCACCGCGTTCACGCGTTTCCGCGTCGGTTCCTAG
- a CDS encoding CDP-alcohol phosphatidyltransferase family protein, with the protein MRFIGAGARPGQAQIHHDAVFTIPNVLTVVRFLGVPLFIWLVLGPREYGYAALVLAVMASTDWVDGYIARRFNQMSHLGRILDPIADRLALIAVAVTLVVAGVVAWWYLTALLVPDTILLAVSLHYFRGHPDLPVSRVGKIRTGLLLAGTPLLVLSKLAIPASGSFAVVAWIFLGLGLLGHWIAGYNYLRAIIRKGKRLRAGSAGTSDDGGQR; encoded by the coding sequence ATGAGATTCATCGGTGCTGGTGCCCGGCCCGGGCAGGCCCAGATCCACCACGACGCCGTCTTCACCATCCCCAACGTGCTGACCGTGGTCCGGTTCCTCGGCGTCCCGCTCTTCATCTGGCTCGTGCTCGGCCCGCGGGAATACGGATACGCCGCCCTGGTCCTGGCGGTCATGGCCAGCACCGACTGGGTGGACGGCTACATCGCACGGCGGTTCAACCAAATGTCCCATCTGGGCCGGATCCTGGACCCCATCGCCGACCGCCTGGCGCTCATCGCCGTTGCCGTGACCCTGGTTGTCGCCGGAGTTGTCGCGTGGTGGTATCTGACCGCCCTTCTCGTTCCGGACACCATATTGCTCGCGGTCTCGCTCCACTACTTCCGGGGCCACCCGGACCTGCCGGTCAGCCGGGTCGGGAAGATCCGCACCGGCCTGCTGCTGGCTGGCACGCCCCTGCTCGTGCTCTCCAAACTGGCCATCCCCGCGAGCGGGAGCTTCGCCGTCGTCGCCTGGATCTTCCTGGGACTCGGCCTCCTGGGGCACTGGATAGCCGGCTACAACTATCTGCGGGCCATCATCCGCAAGGGCAAGCGTCTTCGGGCCGGCAGCGCGGGGACCTCAGACGACGGCGGTCAGCGCTGA